A genomic window from Centroberyx gerrardi isolate f3 chromosome 14, fCenGer3.hap1.cur.20231027, whole genome shotgun sequence includes:
- the arih2 gene encoding E3 ubiquitin-protein ligase ARIH2, with product MSVDMNSQASDSNEEDFGVNSEEEEDEDDGGEEEDQGDIAGYYDGVASDVEQQGADSFDPEEYQFTCLTYKESQRVLTEEVNNVAAALKVLPAVAKLVLVHFHWQVSQILDRYKSNSSLLLSDALVQPSSTCRSVTAPQSLQCGVCLQVVRRDALLALPCQHSFCKACWEQHCTVLVKDGMGVGISCMAQDCSLQMPEDFVLPLLPGEELKDKYRRYLFRDYVESHFQLQLCPGADCPIVIQVQEPRARRVQCSRCTEVFCFKCRQMYHAPTDCGTIRKWLTKCADDSETANYISAHTKDCPKCNICIEKNGGCNHMQCSKCKHDFCWMCLGDWKTHGSEYYECSRYKENPDIVNQSQQAQAREALKKYLFYFERWENHNKSLQLEAQTYQRIQEKIQERVMNNLGTWIDWQYLHNAAKLLAKCRYTLQYTYPYAYYMESGPRKKLFEYQQAQLEAEIENLSWKVERADSYERGVVGGEGELSANDRGDLENQMHIAEQRRRTLLKDFHDT from the exons ATGTCTGTGGACATGAACAGCCAGGCGTCGGACAGCAATGAGGAAGACTTCGGGGTGAactctgaggaagaggaggatgaggacgacggaggagaggaggaggatcagGGCGACATCGCCGGATACTACGACGGCGTGGCCAGCGACGTGGAGCAGCAGGGCGCCGACTCCTTCGACCCCGAGGAATACCAGTTCACCTGCCTGACCTACAAGGAGAGTCAGAGGGTGCTGACGGAGGAGGTCAACAACGTGGCCGCCGcactcaag GTTTTACCGGCGGTAGCGAAACTGGTCCTTGTGCATTTTCACTGGCAGGTTTCACAAATACTGGACAG ATATAAGTCCAACTCGTCTCTGCTGTTGTCGGACGCCCTGGTCCAGcccagcagcacctgcagaTCAGTCACT gcccCCCAGTCCCTCCAGTGCGGTGTGTGTCTACAGGTCGTACGGAGGGACGCCCTGCTGGCTCTGCCCTGCCAGCACTCCTTCTGCAAAGCATGCTGGGAGCAGCACTGCACTGTACTGGTCAAAGATGGCATGGGAGTGG gtatCTCGTGTATGGCTCAGGACTGTTCCCTGCAGATGCCAGAAGACTTTGTCCTGCCGCTGCTGCCAGGAGAGGAGCTGAAGGACAAATACAGACGCTACCTCTTCAGAGACTACgtcgag agtCACTTCCAGTTGCAGTTGTGCCCGGGTGCAGACTGTCCCATAGTCATCCAGGTCCAGGAGCCCCGGGCGCGCAGGGTGCAGTGTAGCCGCTGCACTGAAGTCTTCTG tttTAAATGCCGTCAGATGTACCACGCGCCCACAGACTGTGGAACGATCCGGAAATGGCTGACCAAATGTGCCGACGACTCCGAGACGGCCAACTACATCAGCGCACACACTAAAGAT tgTCCTAAGTGCAATATCTGCATTGAGAAGAACGGAGGGTGCAATCACATG caATGCTCCAAGTGCAAACACG ACTTCTGCTGGATGTGTCTTGGTGACTGGAAGACCCACGGCAGTGAATACTATGAGTGCAGCCGCTACAAAGAAAACCCTGACATAGTCAACCAGAGCCAGCAGGCTCAGGCCAGAGAGGCCCTCAAGAAATACCTCTTCTACTTCGAGAGG TGGGAGAACCATAACAAGTCTCTGCAGTTGGAGGCTCAGACGTACCAGAGGATCCAGGAGAAGATCCAGGAGAGAGTGATGAACAACCTGGGAACCTGGATCGACTGGCAGTACCTGCATAACGCTGCCAAGCTACTGGCTAAG TGTCGCTACACGCTGCAGTATACCTACCCCTACGCCTATTATATGGAGTCCGGCCCGCGCAAGAAACTG TTTGAGTACCAGCAGGCCCAGCTGGAGGCGGAGATAGAAAACCTGTCGTGGAAGGTGGAGCGGGCCGACAGCTACGAGAGAGGAgtggtgggaggagagggggagctgAGCGCCAACGACagaggg GATCTGGAGAATCAGATGCACATCGCCGAGCAGAGGAGACGCACGCTGCTGAAGGATTTCCACGACACCTGA